In Streptomyces hawaiiensis, one genomic interval encodes:
- a CDS encoding ABC transporter permease gives MSNSTVPRSRAEAETTETASRAADATGEQPGKKKLSGKLSLRLRLRRDRTLILMTLPAVALVLVFNYIPILGNVVAFQEYDPYVSSNGFVAMLESPWVGVEQFERIFADSAFWDAVRNTLVLFGLQLVLFFPIPIVLALLINSVIRPRIRAVSQAILYLPHFFSWVLVITVFQQIFGGAGIIAQTLRQHGYEGFDLMTDPGIFKFLVTAEGVWKDAGWGIIVFLAALASVSPDLYEAAAMDGAGRWRRMWHVTLPALRPVIALLLVLRVGDALTVGFEQILLQRDAVGPGAAEVLDTYVWWNGVRNQDFSYAAAAGLIKGLVSVALVLAANKVAHFMGEQGVYKK, from the coding sequence GTGTCCAACAGCACGGTGCCTCGCAGCAGGGCCGAGGCGGAGACCACCGAGACGGCTTCCCGGGCGGCGGACGCCACCGGGGAGCAGCCGGGGAAGAAGAAACTTTCCGGCAAGCTGAGCCTCAGGCTGCGGTTGCGCCGCGACCGCACGCTGATCCTGATGACCCTGCCGGCCGTCGCGCTGGTCCTGGTCTTCAACTACATACCGATCCTGGGCAATGTCGTCGCTTTCCAGGAGTACGACCCCTACGTCAGCTCCAACGGCTTCGTCGCGATGCTGGAGAGCCCCTGGGTGGGCGTCGAGCAGTTCGAGCGGATCTTCGCGGACTCGGCGTTCTGGGACGCCGTACGGAACACGCTCGTGCTGTTCGGCCTTCAGCTGGTGCTGTTCTTCCCCATCCCGATCGTGCTCGCGCTGCTCATCAACAGCGTGATCAGGCCGCGGATCCGGGCGGTGTCGCAGGCGATCCTCTACCTGCCGCACTTCTTCTCCTGGGTGCTGGTGATCACCGTCTTCCAGCAGATCTTCGGCGGAGCGGGCATCATCGCGCAGACCCTGCGCCAGCACGGCTACGAGGGCTTCGACCTCATGACCGACCCCGGGATCTTCAAGTTCCTGGTGACGGCCGAGGGCGTCTGGAAGGACGCGGGCTGGGGCATCATCGTCTTCCTCGCCGCACTCGCCTCCGTGAGCCCCGACCTGTACGAGGCGGCGGCCATGGACGGGGCCGGGCGCTGGCGCCGGATGTGGCACGTCACGCTCCCCGCGCTGCGGCCCGTGATCGCCCTGCTGCTGGTGCTGCGGGTCGGTGACGCGCTCACCGTCGGCTTCGAGCAGATCCTGCTGCAACGCGACGCGGTCGGACCGGGGGCGGCGGAGGTTCTCGACACCTATGTGTGGTGGAACGGCGTCCGCAACCAGGACTTCAGTTATGCGGCTGCGGCCGGACTGATCAAGGGCCTGGTGAGTGTGGCGCTCGTCCTCGCCGCGAACAAGGTGGCCCACTTCATGGGCGAGCAGGGGGTGTACAAGAAGTGA
- a CDS encoding carbohydrate ABC transporter permease: MTAVIDKAALDEAAREPRWWEAPPRPVWEDEPGKAGLAGKGIVLAAACLAVLFPLWIVIVTSLSSKQTINAAGGLVVIPKDITFIAYQELLSGGQVTRAAIVSVCVTLAGTVFSMTVSVLAAYGLSRSGSLGHRWLLMTLLATMFFGAGLIPTYLLVQSLGLTDTYLALILPSAVSVFNILVLRAFFMGISPELIDSARIDGAGDWRILWQIVLPLSRAVIAVITLFYAVGYWSAWFNASIYLSDQSMMPLQNVMIQLVQKQEAPVGVSQAIKTGQISALAIQMAVMVMALLPVAVISPFVQRHFKKGMLTGAVKG, from the coding sequence GTGACCGCCGTCATCGACAAGGCCGCCCTCGACGAGGCGGCGCGCGAACCCCGCTGGTGGGAGGCTCCGCCGAGGCCCGTCTGGGAGGACGAGCCCGGCAAGGCCGGCCTCGCGGGCAAGGGCATCGTGCTGGCCGCCGCCTGCCTTGCGGTCCTGTTCCCGCTGTGGATCGTCATCGTCACCAGCCTGTCCTCGAAGCAGACCATCAACGCGGCCGGCGGGCTCGTGGTGATCCCGAAGGACATCACCTTCATCGCCTACCAGGAACTGCTGAGCGGCGGGCAGGTGACCCGGGCCGCCATCGTCAGTGTGTGCGTCACGCTGGCCGGCACGGTGTTCTCCATGACGGTGTCGGTGCTGGCCGCCTACGGCCTGTCCCGCAGCGGGTCGCTGGGTCACCGCTGGCTGCTGATGACGCTGCTCGCGACGATGTTCTTCGGGGCCGGGCTCATTCCGACGTATCTGCTGGTGCAGTCCCTGGGCCTGACCGACACGTATCTCGCGCTGATCCTGCCGAGCGCGGTGAGCGTCTTCAACATCCTCGTGCTGCGCGCGTTCTTCATGGGCATCTCGCCGGAGCTCATCGACAGTGCGCGCATCGACGGGGCGGGAGACTGGCGGATCCTCTGGCAGATCGTCCTGCCGCTCTCGCGGGCCGTCATCGCGGTGATCACGCTGTTCTACGCGGTGGGGTACTGGAGTGCCTGGTTCAACGCGTCGATCTATCTCAGTGACCAGAGCATGATGCCGCTGCAGAACGTCATGATCCAGCTGGTGCAGAAGCAGGAAGCGCCGGTCGGGGTGAGTCAGGCGATCAAGACCGGGCAGATCTCCGCGCTCGCGATCCAGATGGCCGTGATGGTGATGGCGTTGCTGCCGGTGGCCGTGATTTCGCCGTTCGTCCAGAGGCATTTCAAGAAGGGCATGCTCACGGGGGCCGTGAAGGGCTGA
- a CDS encoding sialidase family protein, with amino-acid sequence MSTFHLSRRSVLAGTAAVAAVVSLPVAQGHAGAVTPAAAAKSGYRWRNAVQGGTGFITGVLFHPSVRGLAYLRTDIGGAYRWDDRTDRWTPLTDHIGWDDWNLLGVEAMAVDPAHPNRLYLSLGTYAQSWAGNGAVLRSEDRGATWKRTDLTVKLGANEDGRGCGERLLVDPRDSDTLWLGTRHDGLLKSTDRGATFKAVSFPAAPSATGQGVTLLVAAGRTVYAGWGDSDGTAGRPNLYRTADGTTWEAVPGQPTGTAARVPIRAAYDKHTRELYVTYANAPGPNGQSDGSVHKLHTTNGKWTEVTPVKPGGPTDDGGTDSFGYGGVAVDARRPGTVVVSTNNRWSLIDTLYRTTDGGRTWKSLKDKAVLDVSETPYLTFGADEPKFGWWIQAVGLDPYDSRHVVYGTGATLYGTRDLKCWAPQIRGVEEASIRQLISPPTGQAHLLSGSGDIGVMYHERLTASPSRGMASNPVFGTATGLSLAAAKPSYVVRAGWGDHGNGAWSNDGGKTWAPFKAQPDVAKSAPGPIAANADGSVLLWSFGTANPGYRSADNGGTWSEVATFPKGATPLADPVDPTRFYAFDTTTGTLHASTDGGRNFTARATGLNSGDTEFQLTAAPGRSGDLWLSLKWNGLYRSTDGGATFTKVASCWASYTLGFGKAAEGASYPAIYMVGSTETITAVYRSDDEAKTWTRINDDRRQWGWIGAAVTGDPRVYGRVYIATNGRGVQYGEPA; translated from the coding sequence ATGAGCACGTTTCACCTCAGCAGACGTTCCGTGCTGGCCGGGACCGCTGCCGTCGCCGCGGTCGTCTCCCTTCCGGTCGCTCAGGGGCACGCCGGCGCCGTCACACCCGCGGCCGCCGCGAAGAGCGGATACCGCTGGCGCAACGCCGTCCAGGGCGGCACCGGATTCATCACCGGCGTGCTGTTCCACCCCTCCGTACGCGGGCTCGCCTACCTCCGTACCGACATCGGCGGTGCCTACCGCTGGGACGACCGGACCGACCGGTGGACCCCGCTGACCGACCACATCGGCTGGGACGACTGGAACCTGCTCGGCGTCGAGGCCATGGCCGTCGACCCGGCCCATCCGAACCGGCTGTACCTCTCCCTGGGCACGTACGCGCAGTCCTGGGCCGGCAACGGGGCCGTGCTGCGGTCCGAGGACCGGGGTGCCACCTGGAAGCGCACCGACCTGACCGTCAAGCTCGGGGCCAACGAGGACGGGCGCGGATGCGGTGAGCGGCTGCTGGTCGATCCCCGGGACAGCGACACGCTGTGGCTCGGCACCCGGCACGACGGGCTGCTCAAGTCCACCGACCGGGGTGCGACGTTCAAGGCCGTGAGCTTCCCGGCCGCGCCCAGCGCCACGGGCCAGGGCGTCACCCTCCTCGTCGCGGCGGGCCGTACGGTCTACGCCGGCTGGGGCGACTCCGACGGCACGGCCGGCCGGCCCAACCTGTACCGCACCGCCGACGGCACGACCTGGGAGGCCGTCCCCGGGCAGCCCACCGGCACCGCCGCCCGGGTGCCGATCCGGGCCGCGTACGACAAGCACACGCGCGAGCTGTACGTCACGTACGCCAACGCCCCCGGCCCCAACGGGCAGTCCGACGGCAGCGTGCACAAGCTGCACACGACGAACGGGAAATGGACCGAGGTCACGCCGGTGAAGCCCGGCGGGCCGACCGATGACGGCGGGACCGACTCCTTCGGTTACGGCGGTGTCGCCGTGGACGCCCGTCGCCCCGGGACCGTCGTCGTCTCCACCAACAACCGCTGGTCGCTGATCGACACCCTGTACCGCACCACCGACGGCGGTCGCACCTGGAAGTCCCTGAAGGACAAGGCCGTCCTCGACGTCTCCGAGACGCCCTACCTCACCTTCGGCGCCGACGAGCCCAAGTTCGGCTGGTGGATCCAGGCCGTCGGGCTCGACCCGTACGACTCCCGGCACGTCGTCTACGGCACCGGCGCGACCCTCTACGGCACCCGCGACCTCAAGTGCTGGGCCCCGCAGATCCGCGGTGTGGAGGAGGCGTCCATACGGCAGCTGATCTCGCCCCCGACCGGTCAGGCGCACCTGCTCAGCGGCTCCGGGGACATCGGCGTGATGTACCACGAGCGGCTCACGGCGTCCCCGTCGCGCGGCATGGCGTCGAACCCGGTGTTCGGCACGGCGACGGGCCTGTCGCTGGCCGCGGCCAAGCCGTCGTACGTCGTGCGGGCCGGGTGGGGCGACCACGGCAACGGCGCCTGGTCGAACGACGGCGGCAAGACCTGGGCACCTTTCAAGGCCCAGCCGGACGTCGCCAAGTCCGCGCCGGGGCCGATCGCCGCCAACGCCGACGGCAGCGTGCTGCTGTGGTCCTTCGGCACGGCCAACCCCGGCTACCGCTCGGCCGACAACGGCGGCACCTGGTCCGAGGTCGCCACCTTCCCCAAGGGCGCCACGCCGCTCGCCGACCCGGTCGACCCGACCCGCTTCTACGCCTTCGACACCACCACCGGCACGCTCCACGCCAGCACCGACGGCGGCCGGAACTTCACCGCGCGGGCCACCGGCCTGAACTCGGGCGACACCGAGTTCCAGCTGACCGCCGCCCCTGGGCGCTCCGGCGACCTCTGGCTGAGCCTCAAGTGGAACGGGCTGTACCGCTCGACCGACGGCGGCGCGACCTTCACCAAGGTCGCCAGCTGCTGGGCCTCGTACACCCTCGGCTTCGGCAAGGCCGCCGAGGGCGCCTCCTACCCGGCGATCTACATGGTCGGCTCCACCGAGACCATCACCGCCGTGTACCGCTCGGACGACGAGGCGAAGACCTGGACGCGGATCAACGACGACCGGCGCCAATGGGGCTGGATCGGCGCCGCCGTCACCGGCGACCCGCGCGTCTACGGCCGCGTGTACATCGCCACCAACGGACGCGGCGTGCAGTACGGGGAGCCCGCCTGA
- a CDS encoding beta-galactosidase has product MPERNRPGLSDATRGRLLFGGDYNPEQWPEETWHEDVRLMKAAGVNSVTLGVFSWSTLEPEPGAREFGWLDTLMDLMHDSGIGVVLATPTSSPPPWMGRLHPDTLPVTEDGRTEWWGGRQHFSHSSATYRRYAAAITEDLAARYGGHPALTMWHINNEYCTFDHGDEAAAAFRRWLREKYGTLDALNEAWGTAFWSQGYDTWDGILPPRLPHYMRNPGQVLDFRRFTSDMLLECYTAERDIVRRHTPHLPVTSNFMPLWFGQDAWRWAQEEDVVSVDLYPDPRDPLGAQNGALVQDMTRSQARGPWMLMEQAAGPVNWRGVNHPKPRGLNRLWSLQAVARGADAVCYFQWRQSRQGAEKFHSGMVSHAGEEGRTYQEVKRLGADLERIAPEVSGRHITANVAVLHDWHAWWAGAQDGRLSSQVEYPDVLRAWHRALWQAHLTTDFAHPEHDLTSYSLVVVPQLYALTDAAIDNLLAYVRQGGTLVCGFQTGVADQDDRVRPGGMDARLRDLFGIRTLHEWWPLDAGETVACEGFRGTLWSEELEGDGTAEETVPYKGGELDGLPAVLRKGRAWYVSTLPEPEALRGLLASIAGGVDVRPVLDGLPEQVEAVRRGEVLFVLNHGREPVTVEVPGTHRDLLTGADVTDRVTLGRYEAAVLRP; this is encoded by the coding sequence ATGCCCGAGAGGAATCGGCCCGGCCTGAGCGACGCCACCCGGGGCCGTCTCCTCTTCGGCGGCGACTACAACCCGGAGCAGTGGCCCGAGGAGACCTGGCACGAGGACGTCCGGCTGATGAAGGCCGCCGGCGTCAACTCGGTCACCCTCGGCGTCTTCTCCTGGTCGACGCTCGAACCGGAGCCGGGAGCACGGGAGTTCGGCTGGCTGGACACACTGATGGACCTGATGCACGACAGCGGCATCGGCGTCGTCCTCGCCACGCCCACCTCCTCGCCCCCGCCCTGGATGGGCCGGCTGCACCCCGACACCCTGCCCGTCACCGAGGACGGCCGCACCGAGTGGTGGGGCGGCCGGCAGCACTTCTCGCACTCCAGCGCCACCTACCGGCGCTATGCCGCCGCCATCACCGAGGACCTGGCCGCCCGCTACGGCGGCCACCCGGCCCTGACGATGTGGCACATCAACAACGAATACTGCACCTTCGACCACGGCGACGAGGCCGCAGCCGCCTTCCGACGGTGGCTGCGCGAGAAGTACGGCACGCTCGACGCCCTCAACGAGGCCTGGGGCACCGCCTTCTGGAGCCAGGGCTACGACACCTGGGACGGCATCCTGCCGCCCCGCCTGCCGCACTACATGCGCAACCCCGGCCAGGTCCTGGACTTCCGCCGCTTCACCTCCGACATGCTCCTGGAGTGTTACACCGCCGAGCGGGACATCGTCCGCCGGCACACCCCGCACCTGCCGGTCACCAGCAACTTCATGCCGCTGTGGTTCGGGCAGGACGCGTGGCGCTGGGCGCAGGAGGAGGACGTCGTCTCCGTCGACCTCTACCCCGACCCGCGCGACCCCCTCGGCGCGCAGAACGGCGCCCTGGTCCAGGACATGACCCGCTCCCAGGCGCGCGGGCCCTGGATGCTGATGGAACAGGCGGCCGGGCCGGTCAACTGGCGGGGCGTGAACCACCCCAAGCCGCGCGGCCTCAACCGGCTGTGGTCCCTCCAGGCGGTGGCCCGGGGAGCCGACGCCGTCTGCTACTTCCAGTGGCGGCAGTCGCGGCAGGGCGCGGAGAAGTTCCACTCCGGCATGGTCAGCCACGCGGGGGAGGAGGGCCGGACGTACCAGGAGGTCAAGCGGCTCGGCGCCGACCTGGAGCGGATCGCGCCCGAGGTGAGCGGCCGGCACATCACCGCGAACGTCGCCGTCCTGCACGACTGGCACGCCTGGTGGGCCGGCGCCCAGGACGGCCGCCTGTCCAGTCAGGTGGAGTACCCGGACGTGCTGCGCGCCTGGCACCGCGCCCTGTGGCAGGCGCACCTCACCACCGACTTCGCCCACCCCGAGCACGACCTGACGTCGTACTCGCTGGTCGTCGTGCCCCAGCTGTACGCCCTCACCGACGCGGCGATCGACAATCTCCTCGCCTACGTACGGCAGGGCGGCACCCTAGTCTGCGGGTTCCAGACCGGCGTCGCCGACCAGGACGACCGTGTGCGCCCCGGCGGCATGGACGCCCGGCTGCGCGACCTGTTCGGCATCCGCACGCTGCACGAGTGGTGGCCGCTGGACGCGGGGGAGACCGTCGCCTGTGAGGGCTTCCGGGGCACACTGTGGTCCGAGGAGCTGGAGGGAGACGGCACCGCCGAGGAGACCGTCCCGTACAAGGGCGGCGAACTCGACGGACTGCCCGCCGTCCTGCGCAAGGGCCGGGCCTGGTACGTCTCCACGCTTCCGGAGCCCGAGGCGCTGCGCGGCCTGCTGGCCTCGATCGCCGGGGGCGTGGACGTCCGGCCGGTGCTCGACGGCCTCCCCGAACAGGTCGAGGCCGTGCGCCGGGGCGAGGTGCTGTTCGTGCTCAACCACGGCCGGGAGCCGGTGACCGTCGAGGTGCCCGGCACCCACCGCGACCTGCTGACCGGGGCGGACGTCACCGACCGGGTCACCCTCGGCCGCTACGAGGCGGCGGTGCTCCGGCCATGA
- a CDS encoding glycosyl hydrolase family 95 catalytic domain-containing protein produces the protein MTASAPVHGTWEPHPAARWEDAFLSGNGRHGALVFGDPHAERVVVTHHTLVRPNGRDPRPPQLAGDLAALQDRLLAGDTGAAEDFTDGRPHQWVQPFHPAFQVRLNRPADAGHDYRRDVDFTTGVVSAACAGWTGRVFVSRADDVIVQHVGGPGLTLDVDLDPRLPGAPAGLGIGHGAVLTPEGALLSLRARYPDSDRACTGVTQVTVTGGTTTLVPPGVHIEGARSVLLLTRVHRHTGELDVVAEGRALRDLPTEFDELLDRHLALHRTAYDRVTLDLAADPAERALPGSELLKQPRSAALLERLFAAGRYHLLCASGLFPPRLTGLWTGDWNTAWSGAFTNDANLNLQTASAAAAALPEVTEAHANLIRRQLPDWRDNARAIFGARGVVAPAHTDGESGHSYHYNREYPLHLWTAGADWLLKPLVDHDETHGTRDPRTAAALAEVALFYEDFLTRTDENGDLVVVPSYSPENRPANASWGTLNAAMDLSAARHALRTAAAYHPGPDADRWNALADRLPPHRINEDGALAEWAWPGLTDSYDHRHLSHLYGVWPLDEITPYDTPELAAAAHRALELRGAENDSAHGHLHHALIAARLRDAGRVAHALGQVLDGDFFHASLMSAHYPGRDVYNADAAHTLPAVLIEMLVQSTPDRLVLLPAPPAAYPEGALRGVRTRFGAELDLTWTRDGARAVIRPGRTHRVELRTSSGAESLHLVAGEDHVLALRAW, from the coding sequence ATGACCGCCTCCGCTCCCGTCCACGGCACCTGGGAGCCGCACCCGGCCGCCCGCTGGGAGGACGCCTTCCTCAGCGGCAACGGCCGGCACGGCGCCCTGGTGTTCGGTGATCCGCACGCCGAGCGGGTCGTCGTCACGCACCACACCCTGGTGCGGCCCAACGGCCGGGACCCCCGCCCCCCGCAGCTCGCCGGCGACCTGGCCGCGCTCCAGGACCGCCTCCTGGCGGGGGACACCGGAGCCGCCGAGGATTTCACGGACGGCCGCCCGCACCAGTGGGTGCAGCCCTTCCACCCCGCCTTCCAGGTCCGGCTGAACCGGCCCGCCGACGCCGGTCACGACTATCGCCGTGACGTCGACTTCACCACCGGCGTGGTCAGTGCGGCCTGTGCCGGCTGGACCGGCCGGGTCTTCGTCTCCCGCGCCGACGACGTGATCGTCCAGCACGTCGGCGGACCGGGCCTCACCCTCGACGTCGACCTGGACCCCCGGCTGCCCGGCGCTCCCGCCGGACTGGGCATCGGCCACGGAGCCGTCCTCACCCCCGAGGGCGCCCTGCTCAGCCTGCGCGCCCGCTACCCGGACAGCGACCGGGCCTGCACCGGCGTCACCCAAGTCACCGTCACCGGCGGCACGACCACCCTCGTGCCCCCGGGCGTGCACATCGAGGGCGCCCGGTCCGTGCTGCTCCTCACCCGGGTGCACCGGCACACCGGCGAACTCGACGTGGTCGCCGAGGGCCGTGCCCTGCGCGACCTGCCGACCGAGTTCGACGAGCTCCTCGACCGCCACCTCGCGCTCCACCGCACCGCCTACGACCGCGTCACCCTCGACCTCGCCGCCGACCCCGCCGAACGGGCCCTGCCGGGCTCGGAGCTGCTCAAGCAGCCCCGCAGCGCCGCCCTGCTGGAACGCCTCTTCGCGGCCGGGCGCTACCACCTGCTCTGCGCGAGCGGCCTCTTCCCGCCCCGCCTGACCGGACTGTGGACCGGCGACTGGAACACCGCCTGGTCGGGCGCGTTCACCAACGACGCCAACCTCAACCTCCAGACCGCCTCGGCTGCTGCCGCCGCCCTCCCCGAGGTCACCGAAGCCCACGCGAACCTGATCCGGCGACAGCTTCCCGACTGGCGCGACAACGCCCGCGCGATCTTCGGAGCCCGGGGCGTCGTCGCCCCCGCCCACACCGACGGCGAGTCCGGCCACTCCTACCACTACAACCGTGAGTACCCGCTGCACCTGTGGACCGCCGGCGCCGACTGGCTGCTCAAGCCGCTCGTCGACCACGACGAGACCCACGGCACCCGCGACCCGCGCACCGCCGCCGCACTCGCCGAAGTCGCCCTGTTCTACGAGGACTTCCTCACCAGGACGGACGAGAACGGCGACCTCGTCGTCGTCCCCTCCTACTCACCCGAGAACCGGCCCGCCAACGCGAGCTGGGGCACCCTCAACGCGGCCATGGACCTCTCCGCGGCCCGCCACGCCCTGCGCACGGCCGCCGCCTACCACCCGGGCCCCGACGCGGACCGCTGGAACGCCCTCGCCGACCGGCTCCCGCCGCACCGGATCAACGAGGACGGAGCCCTGGCCGAATGGGCGTGGCCCGGCCTCACCGACTCCTACGACCACCGGCACCTCAGCCACCTCTACGGCGTCTGGCCGCTCGACGAGATCACCCCCTACGACACCCCCGAACTCGCCGCCGCCGCACACCGCGCCCTCGAACTGCGCGGCGCCGAGAACGACTCCGCGCACGGCCATCTGCACCACGCCCTCATCGCGGCCCGGCTCCGGGACGCGGGCCGCGTCGCCCACGCCCTCGGCCAGGTCCTGGACGGCGACTTCTTCCACGCCTCCCTGATGAGCGCCCACTACCCCGGCCGTGACGTCTACAACGCCGACGCCGCGCACACCCTGCCCGCCGTGCTGATCGAGATGCTCGTCCAGTCGACCCCCGACCGGCTGGTCCTGCTGCCCGCGCCGCCGGCGGCGTACCCCGAAGGTGCCCTGCGCGGGGTGCGCACCCGGTTCGGGGCCGAGCTCGACCTCACCTGGACGCGGGACGGCGCCCGCGCCGTCATCCGGCCCGGCCGCACCCACCGCGTCGAACTGCGGACTTCCTCCGGCGCAGAATCCCTCCACCTCGTCGCCGGAGAAGACCACGTCCTCGCCCTGAGGGCGTGGTAG
- a CDS encoding glycoside hydrolase family 12 protein produces MASRTLSRVTKALLAPALALGATIGLASAPASAAVWNSCDQWGNTSLNGYTLYNNIWGGGAGSQCIWANSGTNWGAWADHPNTGGIKSYPNSKKVINKSITSLSSLTSNYNVSVPSSGAYNTSYDIWDTDYDYEIMLWVNYNGAVGPIGTSQGSVTLGGHTWNVYKGSNGSNEVFSFLRTSDSSSGSVNMLPILKWIKDTKKWMGNETIGDVQFGYEITSSSGGLNFTTNNLTVSSS; encoded by the coding sequence ATGGCATCACGCACGCTGAGCAGGGTCACCAAGGCCCTGCTGGCTCCCGCCCTGGCACTCGGCGCCACCATCGGCCTCGCCTCCGCCCCCGCCTCCGCCGCCGTCTGGAACTCGTGCGACCAGTGGGGCAACACCAGCCTCAACGGCTACACGCTCTACAACAACATCTGGGGCGGCGGCGCCGGCAGCCAGTGCATCTGGGCCAACTCCGGCACCAACTGGGGCGCCTGGGCCGACCACCCCAACACCGGCGGGATCAAGTCCTACCCCAACTCCAAGAAGGTGATCAACAAGTCGATCACCTCCCTGTCCTCGCTGACCAGCAACTACAACGTCAGCGTCCCGTCGTCCGGCGCGTACAACACGTCGTACGACATCTGGGACACCGACTACGACTACGAGATCATGCTCTGGGTCAACTACAACGGCGCCGTCGGCCCCATCGGCACCTCTCAGGGGTCCGTCACCCTCGGCGGTCACACCTGGAACGTGTACAAGGGCAGCAACGGCAGCAACGAGGTCTTCTCGTTCCTGCGGACGTCCGACTCCAGCTCCGGCAGCGTCAACATGCTGCCGATCCTGAAGTGGATCAAGGACACCAAGAAGTGGATGGGCAACGAGACGATCGGTGACGTGCAGTTCGGCTACGAGATCACCTCGTCGTCCGGCGGGCTGAACTTCACCACCAACAACCTGACGGTCAGCAGCAGCTGA
- a CDS encoding sulfotransferase family protein, translating to MSSSPIALTLANLALRPAFGSRRDPGRIFDRIVVEAGEAPGDREFVDDFRALLGWWAKAEHLTPVGWQAAQGHVRRQLANRARVRRLIAEHPQIEREPIEKPVFVVGLPRTATTVTHSVLSISDEHRCPSLWELLTPDLELPPRQRRKAVTAGRRMVQGTDLFAPRFRDIHAMAAEGPEECTFALPHALMPFSQARIPEYLAWHCERDFTADYRYLKQVYQVLQYGRPRRRWMLKSPMHLENLDALLTVFPDATIVWCHRDPVTVVASFCSLIEHGMAVSTRPVDLTGIGATWLGLLSRAMTRGLAARAAIPAQQLVDAPYSWLGSDPTTGAPKLYAAVGAPWTGADAARLPAAVARPKGARKHTYDLSRYGLTRDRVESAFAEYNVLRAEVDRA from the coding sequence GTGTCCTCGTCTCCGATCGCCCTCACCCTCGCCAACCTGGCACTGCGGCCCGCCTTCGGCTCCCGCAGGGACCCCGGACGGATCTTCGACCGCATCGTGGTGGAGGCCGGGGAGGCGCCGGGAGACCGGGAGTTCGTCGACGACTTCCGGGCCCTGCTGGGCTGGTGGGCGAAGGCCGAGCACCTCACCCCGGTCGGCTGGCAGGCCGCCCAGGGGCACGTCCGGCGCCAGCTCGCCAACCGGGCGCGGGTGCGGCGGCTGATCGCCGAGCATCCGCAGATCGAGCGGGAGCCGATCGAGAAGCCGGTGTTCGTGGTGGGGCTGCCGCGCACCGCGACCACGGTCACGCACTCGGTGCTGTCGATCTCGGACGAACACCGATGTCCTTCGCTGTGGGAACTGCTCACGCCCGATCTGGAATTGCCGCCCCGGCAGCGACGGAAGGCGGTCACGGCCGGGCGCCGGATGGTGCAGGGCACGGACCTGTTCGCGCCGCGCTTCCGTGACATCCACGCGATGGCCGCCGAGGGCCCCGAGGAGTGCACCTTCGCCCTGCCGCACGCCCTGATGCCGTTCTCCCAGGCCCGGATCCCCGAGTACCTGGCCTGGCACTGCGAGCGCGACTTCACCGCCGACTACCGGTACCTCAAGCAGGTCTACCAGGTGCTCCAGTACGGCCGTCCGCGGCGGCGCTGGATGCTGAAGTCCCCCATGCACCTGGAGAACCTGGACGCGCTGCTGACGGTCTTCCCCGACGCGACGATCGTGTGGTGCCACCGCGACCCGGTGACCGTCGTGGCGTCCTTCTGCTCCCTGATCGAGCACGGCATGGCCGTCAGCACCCGCCCCGTCGACCTGACCGGCATCGGCGCCACCTGGCTGGGCCTGCTGAGCAGGGCCATGACGCGCGGTCTCGCCGCCCGGGCCGCCATCCCCGCGCAGCAGCTGGTGGACGCCCCGTACTCCTGGCTGGGCTCGGATCCCACGACCGGCGCCCCGAAGCTCTACGCCGCTGTCGGCGCCCCGTGGACCGGGGCCGACGCGGCCCGGCTCCCCGCGGCCGTCGCCCGCCCCAAGGGCGCCCGCAAGCACACCTACGACCTGTCCCGCTACGGCCTGACGCGCGACCGGGTCGAGTCGGCCTTCGCCGAGTACAACGTGCTGCGGGCCGAGGTCGACCGCGCCTGA